CGTCGGTGAATCCGGAAATCGAGAACAGTCCGAATCTTATGTCGTATCCTTTTAGTCCCCTTATCCTTTCAGTCTTAGCTACGAGATTGTTGAGTTCATGCGACCCCACAGGTTTTCCCTTGCGGCACTTGCATTCGGCAACGAAGGCCCTTTTGCTATCGAAATCCAAGGCCATGACGTCTATCTCGCAGTCCCCTTCCCAGTATCTGCCCACCTTCCTGGGGATGAAATCGATGTCGGCTGACATGCCGTAAACGGATTTTCTGCAGACCTCCTCGAACACGAATGCCGCGTGATGCTCGTAGAAATGTTCCTTCCAGTATGCGACGGCTCCGTCCGTCTCTCCCATCTCCAGCGAGGATCTGAACGGTCCGACGAATTCGAACCAGAAAGACGAGTAGTTGTCATCGAACACGTAGAGTGCATTCCTGCTCCTCTCCGGGTCCTCGGTGACGGGGACGTCCCGTCTTATGAGCCCCATGTCCATCAGGGTCTTTAGCGGCTTCCCCAGAGATGTCTCCTTGATCTGGAGATCGGACGAGATGTCCCTGGGCCTGTGGTTGCCGTTGGCTATCGACCTCATTATCGACATGTATCCATTGGATTCCCTGACCTCGTCGTTCAGCATGAACTGGACGTCATTGAACATCGTCGAGGACGGATCTAGGATGTCGTTACGCAGAACCTGTTCCAATTGTCCGTTCCTCATCATCTCCATGTATTTCGGTACTCCCCCGTGTATGGCATACCTTTCCAGCGAA
Above is a window of Thermoplasmata archaeon DNA encoding:
- a CDS encoding ATP-binding protein, which translates into the protein MITVPLCMKKDHNNSYKNNDYKNYISVQPFPTMDEMEFVGRDRELSILKDEYTAKRSFILMTGRRRVGKTRLIKEFIKDRDSMYFFCSNINSALMLREFSACLSGYSGRTYGTFDDWKQAFTAFAECKDGKKILAIDEFQYMMYADREIVPKLQDIWDNILSKTEIMLIICGSHISVMDGLNEYSEPLYGRFTRHMRLRPLPFETVRDDDFVGSLERYAIHGGVPKYMEMMRNGQLEQVLRNDILDPSSTMFNDVQFMLNDEVRESNGYMSIMRSIANGNHRPRDISSDLQIKETSLGKPLKTLMDMGLIRRDVPVTEDPERSRNALYVFDDNYSSFWFEFVGPFRSSLEMGETDGAVAYWKEHFYEHHAAFVFEEVCRKSVYGMSADIDFIPRKVGRYWEGDCEIDVMALDFDSKRAFVAECKCRKGKPVGSHELNNLVAKTERIRGLKGYDIRFGLFSISGFTDEVKKRDVLLIDKGKRIDI